Genomic DNA from Acidimicrobiia bacterium:
CTTCATGCTCGACGCCCGCCGCAGCCAGAGCTTCCTGGAAGGCGGCGATCGACTCTGCCGGAATCCCCGGATCATCGCCACCCATCAGCCCGAGCACCGGGCAGCTCATTTCGGGGACGCGGTCGATCACCGTCCCTGCACCGGCGGGGAACTCCCGGTTCGGGACCCCGTAGAAGCCGATCGCGCCGGACAAACCGTGGCCGTTGGCCGCCTGATGCCAGGAGTTGCCGCCTCCGAAACAAAACCCGACCGTGAATAGTTTCCGGTCGGGATTCCCGGCCCGAAGGTGAGCCACAGCCGCCGCAACATCTCTTCTCACCCCATCGGCCGTAGTGCGGGGAATGTGCTCCATGTAATCGAAAGCCTCGTCGCGTACCCCGACTCCGGCGGTCCGGCCGAAATAGTCGATGGCGATCGAGTCGTAGCCGACCTCGGCGAACCGTTCGGCCAGTTCCTGATAGAAGCCGAAGAGTCCTCGAACATCGGGCAGCACGATCACTGCTGCATCGCCGGGTTCGTCGGCATATGCCTCGAATGCGGCAAACCGGTTCCCGTCCGAGGACTCCAGGACCAGGTCCCGATGGTTGACGGATGCGCCCGACACAGGGCGAATTGGAGGCGTGGCGTTGGCATCGACACACATGAGGCAGGGCTCCCCTTCGTCTGATTGCGCAACGATACCCGCCCGCACGTTCCGGCTGCCCGATAATGGGGATACATCCCGGAGGAGACGGACACGAAG
This window encodes:
- a CDS encoding dienelactone hydrolase family protein, yielding MCVDANATPPIRPVSGASVNHRDLVLESSDGNRFAAFEAYADEPGDAAVIVLPDVRGLFGFYQELAERFAEVGYDSIAIDYFGRTAGVGVRDEAFDYMEHIPRTTADGVRRDVAAAVAHLRAGNPDRKLFTVGFCFGGGNSWHQAANGHGLSGAIGFYGVPNREFPAGAGTVIDRVPEMSCPVLGLMGGDDPGIPAESIAAFQEALAAAGVEHEVITYPAAPHSFFDRSQEEFAAESADAWQRVLEFILRNSARGATR